The following are from one region of the Myxocyprinus asiaticus isolate MX2 ecotype Aquarium Trade chromosome 2, UBuf_Myxa_2, whole genome shotgun sequence genome:
- the LOC127456347 gene encoding astrocytic phosphoprotein PEA-15-like, producing MSEFSSLLSDLSENITNEDLEQLKSACKEDIPEDQSNAITSSKDWFSYLEKNDKLAQDNLSYIEHIFEISRRPDLLTRVIEYRTTVLKISEDDEIDTKLTRIPSAKKYKDIIRQPSEDEIIKLAPPPKKA from the exons ATGTCAGAATTCAGCTCGCTGTTGAGTGATCTGTCTGAGAACATCACTAATGAAGACCTGGAGCAGCTGAAATCAGCCTGTAAGGAGGACATCCCTGAAGACCAGAGTAATGCCATCACCTCCTCCAAAGACTGGTTCAGCTACCTGGAGAAAAACGACAAACTGGCACAAG ATAACCTCTCCTACATCGAGCACATCTTTGAGATCTCGCGGCGGCCTGACCTCTTGACCCGGGTCATTGAGTACCGCACAACTGTGCTGAAGATATCTGAAGATGACGAGATAGACACCAAACTCACACGCATCCCCTCTGCAAAGAAATACAAGG ATATCATTCGTCAGCCTTCAGAAGACGAGATCATCAAGCTTGCACCTCCACCTAAAAAAGCATGA